DNA sequence from the Callospermophilus lateralis isolate mCalLat2 chromosome 2, mCalLat2.hap1, whole genome shotgun sequence genome:
AAGCCAGGAAGGAAGGCTGCTGGAGACTGGGCTTCAGCTCTCCTAAACACTTCCACCTTCACCCTCCCGAGCTACGGCACATGCCCCAAGTTCAGGGCCGAAGGGACCCAGCACTGAACCTCAGCGGAGGGGATCAGTGCCTGGGGTCAACATCAGGGAGAGGTGAAGTTTCTGGGCAGAGCCCCGGGAGGGCAGCCCACAGAACAGGGCACTTCGTCTTCCCTACGGCCTTTCATAGGGGACCCAGACATCTCCATTGGCCTTAGGGAAGCACACCAGCATGGAGCGTTATTGTTCTCACGCCAAAGCTCAGCCCGGGGAGCGGAGCAGGTAGCTCCATCCCTCCAGCGCATGGGAGTGTGTGCCCTTAAACCCCGAGAGGAGGGGCTGGGACCAGGGCTCAGAACCCACCGGGGGCCTCAGCCTGGAGGGCCTGGGGTGCAGGGAGGACGCCATTCCAGCCCCCGCAGATCTGCAGGTGGGAGGGGCAGAACAAGGTCAGCTGCCCGCAGGCAGGCCGCCCAGAGCTCCGCCGCCCCGCCGCCCAGCTTTGCTTGTAGAACCAGTGGAGACGGGGCTTGAGGCCCAGTCCCAGCCTTGAACACTTGCAACCTGTGACCCAGGGGCACGCTTACCTGCCTGCAGCTCATCCACAGAGAACGGACCAGCCCCCAGCAATATGTGACTTTTCCACCTCCAGGGTTCCAGATAAACTGTCACTAGCGGGTCAATGCCCTGCCCTACCCTCACTTTAGGCCTCAAATCTGGGAGGGGACCCGCCCAACTGCCTTAAATACACATCTAAAGAGGACTGTGCAGAAAACCGGGTGTCTACTCTGCTCTCCACGGGGCCTTGGGGCCTGAGTATCCCGGAGAGAACTAGGGCAGGCTCTCAGCAGTGATGGAGAAGGCACTCACCTGACGGCTCACCTCCCGCATCAGGGCCAACTCTCTGGCAGGCAAGCCTGGAGGAAAAAGGCGCAGCCACTCCCACATGGGGGTCCTCCTCTGCACGCCTCGCTGCCCATTGGCTGCCAGGGCTCAAATGGCCAGCCCCGAGGAAAGGGGCTACTTCCTGCACCTGCTGCTGGTGAGGCGCTTTGGTTCGTCTGGCTCATCTGCTTCACCTGCTCAGCACCACGGGCAGGCGGAGCGCACGGGCAGGTGCACCTGTGTTGGATGTCCTTATTTCCACAACCTGGAACCTGTGCTTGGCTTTCAGCAGTGATGGAGAAAGGGGTGGGAACAGAGGAGAAAGAACACGCTGGACAGCTCACCTCTGGGATCAGGGCACTTggctatttttaattattataaaaaaaattaagtgtagTCATATAGGGTCTGCTGTGAGGTTATATATATTCATTGTGGAATGATTGGATTAATATAATTCATATATCGGGCACCTCCAATGCTTATTGTTTGTGCTGAAAGGCTCGGCAATTTTGGAATATGTGGTATATTATTACCTGTGGTCATCGCAGGTCTCTGTTGTGCAGATCTGTATCTGAAGCTCCCTTTCCTTTATTCCCCACCCTGTGGCCTCAGGTAACCCTACCCTTCTACTCTCTGCTGCTATGGGCTCAACTGAGAGATGGTGTGTAGGTGTGACCATGACTAACCTTTTTTTTAGGCCTGGATTATTTCATTTAGGTAATGTCTTCCAGTTCATCCCTGTTGTTGCAAATagcaggatttccttctttttgaaAGCTGAATACTATTCcactatgtatgtatgtgtgtctgtctgcctgtctatctatctatgtatctgtctatctatctctctatctatctatctcacaCTTCTCTATGCATTCCTCcatgatggacacttaggttatTTCTGTATCTTGGCTGTTGTGGATAGTGCTATTGTGGACCTTGGATTGCAGCTGTCTCTCAGACAAACTGATTTTGTAgagacagaattcaggaaaatgGTTGCCTGGGATTGAGGGGAGGGGAAAGCAGAGATGGTGTTTAATGGggacagagtttcagttttgcaccATGAAAAAGTTCTACAAATGGATTCCACATAAGATGAATACACTTCACACTACTCACATAAACACTTAAAAGCAGATAAGATGGTGAATTTTGTGTTGTGtgttttatcaaaattaaaaatagaaaaggatttTATGCTCATTGTAGAAGAAGTtggagaaggtaggaagaaatacACTTAAAACTTCATCACCCTGATATTAACCTTTTAATATATTTAGACAAACTGATTGCTGAATAAATGCAAAGGGTAGTCTTTTATTTCATACGAAGATTTACAATATGCTTGAAATTGACTTTGTAGATGTACCACAATTCGTCCTACAACAAATAAATTGCCTGTGTGTTCTCGTCAGGGTGGATTTCTAGAGAAAGGACTTTCAGGTGGGAGGATAGAAGGGTCCTGTATCTTTCTAAGTATTTCCCCACAGGGACCAGCCATTGTGCATCCCCAGTAGCCACATCTGAGAGTGTGTGTTTCCTCAAAGACCCACCAATAGTCGTTTCCTCCTCTATCATATAATTAAGAGATGGGACCtctgtgaatttttaatttgcatttcaagGAGCTCCAGCATCTTTGAAGGTTGAGGGCCATGGCATTTCTTTGcaaggaaaagaaggaagagagCAGCTACTCCCCCTACtctatttcattcattcattcatttctctATTCCATTTCAgtatttcctcaacatttagaagCTCCTTATAAATGAGTCATCGAAGTGCAGTTCTCAGCTTGTCatttgtcctttttattttgcctaatgtattttttttaaaaaaatacgatGCTTTAAAAAACTTTCATAATTtatcttttctctaattgctTTTGAAGTTAGAATCTTCGTTAAGAATGTTTTCTCCAGTGACGGGTTGTAGAGACGCTGAGCTGTTATCTTCTAATGATTccatggtttactgctcatttatTCATTCGAGTCTCTGATCCATTTGGAAATTGTTCTGTGGGGTGGTGTGAGAACAGACCTGCGTGTCACACCACTTATTAAAAATCCATTCCACCACCTGTCAGAAACGCCCTCTTTGTCAGACTTGCATGGGATTTAATCCTGTGTCTGGGCCCCTAGTCTGTGCGTTTGCTCAGTCTGTGCATCTGTCAGTACTCTGTAGTAAGGATGAAGCTTTATGGTGTACCCTGATGTCTGGAGGGTTTTCCCTCCTCCTTACTcttctttcccaggattctcctggATATTCGTGTTTATTTGTCAAGTTGCCTTCTATAACATGCATCTCCATCTCCAGGGTTGGTGCTGGAGAGAAGCGACCCACCTTGGTGCTCAGCCTTCCAAGCAGGAGCGTGGTTGTCTTTCCTTAAGGGTTAAGTCTACTTTTAGGTCTTATGAAAATGTACTTTGGTGTTTTTCTCATTTAAGTTTTGATTATTGTTAAGCTTAAAGTAGGCATTTTCTTTTTGCTGTAGTAAGGGGTCTTTTCCATTGTTTATTCTCATTTTCATTTTGAAGTCTGTTGATTTTTGCGTGCTTGGCTGATCACCTGCTGTGTTGTTACCCAATTCTCGTTTTGTCAGTAGTGGCTTTTCTATGGAGTCTTTTGGGTTTTCCAGATCTGTAATCAAATCATCTGTGATTGCCGTTTTACCTGTTTCTTTCCAGTTCTTATGCCTTTCTCTACTGGCTTTCTGATTGCCAATTTAAAGTCATTACTTCAACATGAAGTTGCTGCTTAACATTGCTAACAATCTCTGCCGCCTCCTCTGGGTGTGGAGCAGGAGCCGGTGGGGCGGCCGTGTCTGGTTCCTGACGCCCAGTGTCTGTGATGGGCGGCTTCACTGGTGTTCTCCTGCAGAAGTGGTCACTTGAGTGGCCTGTATTCTTCCTGGCATCCTGTACTGGGGTGTGAGATCTCTCTGGCAGTGGGAGAAGTGGTCATGTGCACCGGCAACCCTCTGCAGGCTGGGGTCCTGCAGGAATCTACACCAGGATCAGGAGTTTGCTGCTGGCCCCATGTCCTCTCTGCAGGATCTGCAGCCTTCTGGGCCAAGAGTCCCCAAAGTCCCTTCCTCCAGAGCTCTTGCACTGCTGTGCTAGGGACCCTGAGCTCCTGTGCCCGGCTTGGCTCCATGGGACACTCCTCAAGTCCACAGAAAGCCTTTCTTGATCCGTGCTTCTGTGTCACCTCAAGAGCCTGGTGGATACCGCCTGCACCTTGACATGCTCTGCACCAATGAGAGTTGATCCTGGCTGTCCAGCTCTACGCACTGTGGACATGGGAACCCCCCTACCTGCTGACAGGTAATTCGAAGCCAATAGGGGAGGGTGGTGCCGAAGCTGCTGGGCTGCACTGGGCTGGGAGAACTGAGTCTCCTGGGGAGCAGGGGGAATCACCCTGGGAGACAACGTTTCCTTCCGAGTGTCTATTTAGTGCCTGCTTTTTGCCTAGACTGATGGCACGGAGCTTCCCCCTGCATTTTGCTTTGGGCCTTACATTTGCCTTTCGTCCACATTGAGCTGATTTCTCTACAAGGTGTGAGTTGAGGGTCTCTTTCCTTTTGTTTCCCAGCAGCGTTTCTTGAAGACGCTGCCCCTGCCCCACTCTGTTCTAGACTTCTTTGAGACCTGGTTGTGCACTGTGGCTCTGGGGCCTCTCTTCTGTTCCATCCGTCCTCGGGTCTGGTCCTTTGACTACCACTGCTTTGTGGTGCTCTGAGGCCAGCTACAGGCTGTCGCGCTTCCTTCCTTCTCCTCAGGAGGGCTTTGGCTGATCCCCTGTGGTTCCATGTgaattataggattttttttctatttctatgaagaatgccattgaAATTTAATAGGCTtgctatcttttgaataaatgctATATTTTCggttattcaattttttttctcttttgaaattTTGCTGGGCAGTGTTCTGGTTAGAGACCTAGAGGTGGAATTCCAGGAATAAAGGAAGAGTCTGGCTGGGCAAGAGACGTCCAGAGGGGCACCTACAAGAGTCACAGCTCCTGACCTTGGCACCAGTCCCCTGTGCCCATTAAGCCAATCTTCTCATCACCAAATGATATTCTCTTTGCAACCTCAGACTTTGCAGCAATTAAATAACATGCAATGCCCTGAGTGTGGCAGGCACCTGTGGACACAGCTCCTGTGGTGACAGTCTCCATCACTCCATCCTCCTGGGATTTGCTGCTGGCAGGGTGCACTTCTGATGCTCCTTCGTCAGCACTGTCCTCCTGCTTCCCCACTGACCTTCACCTGGGGAAGGGCCTGTTGGGGCAGATGTGTTAAAGTGCCCAGGGTAGGAACAGGCACTCCAGGATCAGTGAAGGGAGCTATGAGAACACGTTCCTAGTGGTCCAGCTGCTCTTATATCCTGTCACCTGTCACCCTGGCAGTGGTGGGAAGGGGGAGTCCTTGCTGTGTGATAGtagaagcaaatgtgactccattttgatttGTGActacatcctgtaaaacaaccatgccaagtagaagggtcatgaccggggcaagatgttcttttccttttgctatagaaacctttaagaacacggaactacctaatggggcattgtttctgtaactagggcaacggggctctgtttctgtaactgggtgactgggctaactgtgattggttaggcttctctccgcttgactgcactgtcccgcttctgtaacctggcttgcttgcattggctagaccccctgaacatcccttttgcggttttcaggcttataaggagcacCTTGCAATTTTtgggggctgatcaggggaacagctttatgttctggtcagccgccaccggtgtgcttcaataaaggcttgattcgattacacatgagtggtctggaagtcagtttatgaaatctCAGGACGAAGCTTTAACTGTAACAGCTGTTCTCCACTTAAGTGGGAGATTCCACAACTTTCCCAGTCTTCCTCTTTCATGATCTTCACCCCGCACCCCgctttattgtggtaaaatacgCAGAACATAAAACTCAGCATtgttttagtactagggattgaacccagggtgctctaatACTAGCTACATTCTTTTCTTGTATTGttattgagatagggtcttgccaagttgctgaggctggctttgaactcaggatcctcctgcctcagcttcctgagttgctgggaatacaggtgtgcaacactgtgcccagctaaaatCCACCATTTTAAAGTGTGCAGTTCTGTGGCTTGCAGGCTAGACTAATAGTGAAGATAACTTGCAGAATAATGTACATAGCGTGGTGTTGGTAATGTATTAAAAGCTCAGTGCTGTCACTGACGGATACAGCTGAGCACACAAATGGTGTTGGAAGGCTGTCTGCTAATCTCATGACAGGGTTGCCTGTGGGGCTTAGGGACAGGGGAATGGCACAGGCTTGGTTTGCCTTTGCCTGTAGTGTTAGGTAGAAGGAGTGGGTGATTGTATAAAAATGTGGTTTTAGAATGCCTTTGTCAAGAGAGTGCAGAAGACAGTCCCTTAGACCCCTAGTAGAACTCTCAGAAGGGCAGCCAAGCTGGCCCAGCCTCTCTAGTGCCTCAACGTGGCCAGCATTTCCCCAAGTCAACCTGGAGGGGCGGCCACAGTGTCTCCAATCCATGCCCCTGCTTGACATTTACCTGCGACAAATTCCATCTCGGGATGGTGATGGTGAGACCAGCCAATCCCAGCCAGGATCAGCCCCTGCGGCAGGGCCAACTCTCAACCAGCAGTGAGCACTCAGGCAGCCTCACCTGCTGGGATGGTTTGATGTGCCATAGAAGGTAGCTGCGGCTGCCCTGACAGTTTCCTCCCTGCCCATTTGTACCTGTCTTTTGCCACCATGAGGATGTACCCGTGGCTTGCCAGCACCCGCCTGAGGTTGTTATTACATGAATGTTATAAGTCGTCAACTGTGTCACATGCTGGTGGCTGGTTCCTGGCTGGGGGGCTTCATTCACTCCAGGATGCAGGTTCCCATCACCATCCCACTGACCGTCTGTGGTCCCAATGTGATGGACCACTACTTCTGTGACCTCCACCCCTTATTCAAGCTAGCCTTCAAGGACATCATTGTGGAGGGGGTTATTGTGTTGGCCAACAGTGGATTAATCTCCATCTTCTCCATCACCATCTTGGTGTCGTCCTACATTGTCATCCTGTTCACCCCGAGGAACCGCTCTGCAGAGGGGAGGCGCAAAGCCCTGTCCACCTGTGCCTCTCACATCATGGTGGTCATCTTGGTTTTTGGACCTGCCATTTTCATCCATATGCGGCCCTCGTCCACCTTCACTGGGGACAAACTGGTGGCTGTGTTCTACACGGTCATCACCCCATGCTGAACCCCATCATCTACACACTCAGAAACGCAGAGGTGAAAATCACCATGAGGAAGCTGTGGGCCAGAAGGAGAATCCAGGGATGGGAACGCAATAGAAAGATGTACGTCTGATTATTATgtgtttaaaatgcatttttagtGGGGTATTTTAGAATGGCAGCAACAAATATTGGACTTAATGTTATTACTGCTTTGATTATCCTTGGTTACCAGGATTCCCTGGTGTAACATTTGAGGAGTAGAGGTGAAGAATTCTCCCTGAATATTATGGAACATGGTTGGTTCCATGATAtccaataatataatgggtttggATGATTGGAAGGCTCAAACCAAGGCAAATGCAAAGTGGAGAATTTTACAAATGTCTTGTAGGCTAAAATCACTTCctcactttcttcctccctctgaagtaatttatatgtttatgggtgtacaatgtgatgtttcaatacatgtatgaaatgggtaatgatcagatcagatCACATATCAATCACCTAATACAGTTATCATGTGtttgtgttgggaacattcaaaattctctccaccaattattttgaaatattaattaATTACTGTCACCCATAGTTATTCCACTATGCTATCCCAAAGTACTGtctactggcatcccttttcagaGGACTTTTTGATAAATGTTTTGTAAATTGAAATCACTTatctttccttcctctttttctcccttcTGTTTTTCCCTATATCAAATGTTTATGTGTTGTTGAATTCAGTTTGCTGCTAttttgttgaaaaaattttttttggtaatactggagattgaattggGGACCTTACATATGTTAAAGCAAGTGCTCACTGTCACAAGCTGTCCGTGGGCTATATGTGAACTGTTGCACATAGTAGCCTCCTGAGGGCATAAGGCTGGCATTGGGAACTCCCTGTGGTACCCCCAACAGGGATTGACCACTTGATGCAGGTGAACTTCCCCATCAACCTCTGTGGAAGattccacacagcacctgagatgggtgtgactgcCAAGATGTCCATCACcctgctgactgcaagaaatCATGAAGCAAGACTTGGCCCtagaaaccttatccctgcctttgatggacCCCTTAAGGGGGTATACCACCAGAACCTTTTTGTCTTTTGTCTAGTTCCAGAACCTGTGTGGACTAGATCTAACAGGGGCTTCATTTTCTGTAAATACTTCTGAGTATTTGTGctttgttatttactaattatttgAGATTGTAAGGCTTAAGGTGGCTTGGATTATCCAGGGCAGGAAGAAAGACCCCTtaatgagatgctggccattgtcCCTCCGAtactttaccaccaagctatatccccaaccctaaatTAAATGTAGTTTATTTACCTcatcatgttttaaaatttttcttatatGGCTAATGAAGAAGTCAATCAAAAACTTACTGGGGAAAaggaagaacagtggaatgaatctgacctacctctcctatgtgcacatatgaatatgctacagtgaatctcaccatcatgtacatccacgagACAAAAGCTATAAGTAGCTGAGAGATCAGTTgagtagaagaaaggaaatagggagagggaagagaggagggatAGAAGGAGTTCTGGTTCAAAATTAgagtaaattatatttcatgctttcaaAATTAGGTTAACATGAATCCTAAtgctatatataactaaaaaaaaaaaaaccaaaataagaAAAACTCACTCTgttgaagtctctctctctcattctttctttcccctccctccctccctccctccctccctcctttttttatttctttcctgcagtaccaaggaccaaacccaaggcctcatataGGCTAGGAAAGAActaactctacccctgagctatatctcTTGCCTCCATGACAAGTTTTTGAATGTGTGCTTGTCAggaatattggtcagtagttttcCTTTTCTATTGACTCGTTGTTTGGATTTGATATAAGGGTGATGCTGGTCTTGGAGAAGGAATATAAAGAGTTCCCTTCTTTTCAATAGTTTTGAATAGTCAGAGTAGAGTTACTCTTTAGGAGAGTAAATTCACCATAGAAAATGAGTCCAAAACTCATAAGTTAGTATAAGATTTCTATTCAAGGATATTTAAAGGAGTATTACTTATAGTACTAAAAATTAGAAGCAACTGAACATGGTAAAGTATATTCAGTACATCCCTAAGAGGAAACACTTTACAAGTGATTAAAAGGACATTTTTATAGGCAGACACCAGATAAGGTCACTCTAGAATTAATCTCCTTCTACTCATTTTGCCCCTTGAGTTAGGACTAGCATCATTAAAATACAAGGACCAGTACCAAGGCTCAGCCTCTAAGTCCATCTAGTTTCATTGTCCTGGTCCACAGCCTCCTCATGGCCTTCTTCACCTCAGCATTTCTCAGGGAGTAGATGACAGGGTTGAGGAGTGGGGTCACCACTGTGTAGAACACGGCTACCATCTTGTCTGCAGGCAGAGTGGTCGAAGGCCTCAGATAGatgaagacacagggtacaaagaACAACATGACCACGGTGATGTGGGACCCACAGGTGGAGAGGGCTTTGCGCCTCCCCTCAGAGCTCCGAGTTCTCAGATGAAGCAGGATGACCACATAGGACACCAAGAGGACCACAAAGCTGATCACAGACAGGGTCCCCCCATTAGCAACAATCAGCAGCCCAATGAGGAGAGTGTCTGAGCAGGCCAGTTGGAGCAAGGGGAGCACATCACAGAAATAGTGGTCAATCACATTGGGGCCACAGAAGGGCAGTTGGAAGACGAGAAGGATCTGGGAAAGGGAATGCAGAAATGCTCCCACCCATGCCATTCCCACCAGGACCATGCACACCTGCTGGTTCATGATGGTGGTGTAGTTGAGGGgcttgcagatggccacatagcggtcataggccatcatTGTgagcaggaaaatctcagtgcctGCAAAGAAGTGCATGAAGAAAAATTGTGCCAAGCAGCCCCACAGAGGTATGGTTTTCCTGACAGACAGCAGATCTGAGAGGAGTTTTGGGACTATAGTAGAGGAGTAGCAGATCTCTACAAAGGACAGGTAgctgaggaagaagtacatgggggatCCCAGACTTCTGCTGGTCATGACAGTGAGCACAATGAGGGAATTCCCCAGGATAATCGCCAAGTACAAGAGCAGAAAAATCACAAAGCAAACTCTTTGCACATCCTGATTAGGAGACAGTCCCAGAAAAATGAATTCAGTCACGTTGTATGTATTGGCCATGAGGTCACCACTATGAGGCAGCTATTTGGGTCTTGTTACCTGAAATGATAGAAAACAAAAGACTTCTTCATGAACTGGGTGAGTTACATAGACACTTGCCTGTCTGAGATCTTATGAACTAGATATTGAAAGATAAGTCCTCTGTATAGAAGAAGGGAAGAGCATTCCAAATTGGAGAGAGCAACTGTAGATGCATTGTGTTTGGCTGGATTAAAAGGACAACAGCAAATCAAACTGTTCAGAGAGACTGGTACTAATGTAAGAAGGGCTGTTACAAATTTTGGAATTTATTCTGCAGAAAAAAGTCATGAAGAAAGTTTGTTAAgtggaaaataaaattttgtatgcAGAAGTTGGACTAGTGGAAACAGAGCAGAGGGGGGGCAACCTAGTAAAAATAAAGCACATCTCCTGATTGGACAATGTGGGCACACAAGACAGTGTGGCTGGGTCTCTGTAGTACATCTTTATTGCCTTGGATAATTGTTTTACCTGTCACTGCAGCTTTCTCGCATTACACTTATATTTACCTGCTTTGTAAAACTGGTTTCCAAAACACTGTTTTCACCCTGTCCACATGCCCTTCAGAGTCTTCAGAAGAGACGTCCCTGGACTCAGTGCCCCGGACAGAACCACAAAGCTTTGTCTGAGTCCTTATTTCTACTCCCCATCCTATTTCTTATTCTCTAAACATGTCTCTGTGTGACCTTATTGCTTTCTAAGGATCCATTCAATCCATGCACGATTCTCTTCacgggcacttttcacttcctccaACCATTATGTATCCAGTGCCACCAAAATTTCTACACCCTTCCCCAGGGCCCATTCAATTTCTGACttatccctctctacctcctatTCCCCCAACACCTTGTCATCACCAGGATCTCCACTGACTGATATGCAGGTAGTCCTGCTCCATTCTGGACTGGGTCTGAGCTAGCTGAGGTCAACATCTGTGAACTGTGTTCTCAGATAATGAGAGTCCAGAGCACCTGAGACAGGGAGCCCGAGGACTTACCCTCCTGCCACAAAGCTTCCTTTCTCCAGTGATGGAGACAGGCTGAGGTGGTTAAGCACCATCAGGACCCAGAGGAAACTCACAGAGAGAACTTACAACACAGAAACAAAGAGAAGGCAAGGTTCATAGTAAGTTCTTAGATCCCTGAGCTATTCTCCCAAGCCATTCATGGGAGACAGCTTATGTCTGCTAACAGTCTGGTCTCCTGGGGTCATATGCATGTGTTTTTCAGATAGTATCTTGAAAGTTattctcttctttccttcctagACTAACCTCCCAGGTGTTCTACAGAGAACTAAGAACCCTGCATCTCATGCCTTAAATTCATGCTGTTTAAAATGAACACCTAGGAGGAAGACATTCTCCCTTCCTCCTGTCCTCCCTTCCTTAGTTCCTTTGTCCACCACCCCACCCCCCTTCTCTCCTATACTGGATTGAACTAAGGGCCCGGCACATGCCAGGTAAGGATTCTAACACTGGCTTATACCCtcggtcttttattttttattttgagacatgatctCCCTATATTCCCTAGAGAGATGtccaacttgggattctcctgattGAGATTCAGGCTAGCACCACTGCATCCACCTAGAGTTATTTAACCTCTTCCCCACTCAAGGCTCAACTAGCATGCAGATCTTACCTACCTCGGAGATAGACGCCATGACTCCCTCTCCCAGGTCCATGCCAGGCTAAGTTATTTTCCCTTTCTTTGTGCTTCCTTGGATCAAAGGGCTTCACACTGGATTATATTGTTTTTTGTGGCTACCTACCTACTGCAGCGCAGGCCTCTGAAGGGAGAGACTGCATCTTCTCACCATGCCATCTCCACCACGTGCTTACTTCTCTGACCACCACCTAATAACACTCAATGAGTGCCAGGGGTTGAGTGACCCTGGGTGGGTGTCTTCCATGGCTTTCTAAGCACAGTATTTGCTATATCATAGTTTTCCAGTAGATCTTGAAAGAACAAAGGGCTCCAAGGACcaagactatatcttctccattcCCGAATCTCAGAGTGTGGCACCTTCAACATTCACACCAGAAAACTTTGTAAAACATCATATGCCTCAGGGACCCCTTTCCTGTGCTTTAAGAGTGAAATCAACCATCACATACTGAAGAAGCCCATGTTCACACAACAAAACTGATACCAGTGTTTCTATCCTTTGCTGAGTTCACCACAGTGACCTTTTCCGTTCTGAAGACAGATGCAAATTTCTTTCTGGGAACAGTCTGGGCTCTTGGAAGCTGCCAGTTAGCCAGTGGAGAAGCATTAGGACCAGAACAACTGCTCGCCAGGAATCTTAAGACAGGGTGATGTGCTCCCCTTGCAGCTTTAGACTTGTGAAAGTGGGAGACTGAGTCATCAGGGTCCCAGATCCACCTGAACTTAAAAACCAAGTAGACTTGCCTCCCAGGTGCTCCACAGAGAACTAAGAACCCTGGCAGCTCAGCCTTTAGTCAAGATGTTTAAAAAGGACACCACGTAGGGGGAAGGCATGATCAGGTGAGAGGAGGTCTCCAGGGATCTGTACCCTTCCCCTTCCTAATCAGGCAGAAATTCTCAGGGGAAGCAGGACCTGCACAAGcctagtaggaaaaaaaaaataattgggaaatgTGAACAAATTAAATTCAACCAGAATTCACAGAGCACTCCCCTGCATGGCATTGTCACAAGGCAATGATCCCTCTCCTGCTCATCAGGAGCTAGATCCTGAGCTTGATATAAAATGACAGTACTCAATAGTGTGGGTCCAAGGCCTAGGGAAACTGAAATAGCACATCTCAAAGCCTGTGGAGTAGAAGAGGTATAGAAGGGTGGTTCCCATCCAGGGGTGATTTACCCCAGAGGACACTGGGTAATGTGTGGAGCCACTGGCTGAGGTCCAAGCTGGCTGGTGAGGGAAGGGCTAGTGACATTAAGGAGGGAGAGTCCAGGCAAGCTGTCACACATCCTATAAGGTACAGGACTGTCCATACATTAGAGAATTATCCAGCACTACTGTCCATAGGACTGCCCTGGAGATGCCCTGCTATAGCTGAAGCAGATTTGCTCTGAATTCATAAGCATTGAAATGAGGTGTGGAGAACATGGGATTCCTTACGTGCTTTGACCAAACCTGTGTGTGTTGTAAATTTAGAGTGATGGAATGTCTTAGAGATGCCACAGGAGAACTTTGTAAAACGAATGG
Encoded proteins:
- the LOC143390045 gene encoding olfactory receptor 4X2-like, producing the protein MANTYNVTEFIFLGLSPNQDVQRVCFVIFLLLYLAIILGNSLIVLTVMTSRSLGSPMYFFLSYLSFVEICYSSTIVPKLLSDLLSVRKTIPLWGCLAQFFFMHFFAGTEIFLLTMMAYDRYVAICKPLNYTTIMNQQVCMVLVGMAWVGAFLHSLSQILLVFQLPFCGPNVIDHYFCDVLPLLQLACSDTLLIGLLIVANGGTLSVISFVVLLVSYVVILLHLRTRSSEGRRKALSTCGSHITVVMLFFVPCVFIYLRPSTTLPADKMVAVFYTVVTPLLNPVIYSLRNAEVKKAMRRLWTRKENPGKEEELALMREVSRQICGGWNGVLPAPQALQAEAPGLGLLRLSLLWVTKLADADPLPQSALGNVREQGRHRPLQAALLRDPHPGKSLALLEHHTPGGPRC